GTCGAGGCCCGCGGCTGCGTGGTCACGCCGGGGTTGGTGAACACCCATCACCACCTCTACCAGAGCCTGACCCGCGCGGTTCCCGGCGGGCAGGATGCGCTGCTGTTCGGGTGGCTGAAAACGCTCTATCCGATCTGGGCGCGGTTCGGCCCGCAGGAAATGTTCGTTTCGGCCCAGGTCGGGCTGGCGGAACTGGCGCTGTCGGGTTGCACGCTCAGTTCGGACCACCTCTATCTCTATCCCAACGGGGCGCGGCTGGACGATACCATCGCCGCGGCTGCCGAGGTCGGGCTGCGGTTCCATCCCACGCGCGGTGCCATGAGCATCGGCGAAAGCGCGGGCGGGTTGCCGCCGGACGCGCTGGTCGAGGCCGAAGCCGCGATCCTCGACGACGCGATCCGGGTGATCGACGCCTTTCACGACCCCTCTGCCGGATCGATGTGCCGGGTCGGGCTGGCGCCCTGTTCACCATTCTCGGTCAGCCGCGACCTGATGCGCGACGCGGCCTTGCTGGCCCGCGACAAGGGGGTGATGCTGCATACCCACCTGGCCGAAAATGACGAGGATATCGCCTACTCGCTGGAAACCTTCGGCTGCCGTCCGGGGCAATATGCCGAAGAACTCGGCTGGACCGGCGAAGATGTCTGGCATGCCCATTGCGTCAAGCTGGACACGCAAGAGATTGATCTGT
This is a stretch of genomic DNA from Pukyongiella litopenaei. It encodes these proteins:
- a CDS encoding 8-oxoguanine deaminase, which gives rise to MAETLIRNADCILTMDDARRELAGADLLIRDGVLAAVGQDLHSTGAVVEARGCVVTPGLVNTHHHLYQSLTRAVPGGQDALLFGWLKTLYPIWARFGPQEMFVSAQVGLAELALSGCTLSSDHLYLYPNGARLDDTIAAAAEVGLRFHPTRGAMSIGESAGGLPPDALVEAEAAILDDAIRVIDAFHDPSAGSMCRVGLAPCSPFSVSRDLMRDAALLARDKGVMLHTHLAENDEDIAYSLETFGCRPGQYAEELGWTGEDVWHAHCVKLDTQEIDLFSKTGTGVAHCPCSNCRLGSGIAPVRAMRDAGVKIGLGVDGSASNDTGNLAGEARQAMLLQRVAHGADAMSAREALELATRGGADVLGRPDCGRLIPGARADVAIWDVSGIDSAGSWDRAALLLAGPQKVRHLFVEGRQIVADGQITTIDLPRVIETQNRLALALKEKT